The window TATCGTTACGGGCAGTTATTGGCTGACAAGGTTGCAGTCACGCACTGAGACGTCGGCGATGGCGGTTTTCCGTGACTGGTTGATTGGGCAACTGGATCGGCTCGCTGTATGAGCATCGACACGACAGGCGGCATTGGACCGGGTGCTCCAGGCCAGGAATGGCCAGTTGTGAGTCTGCTACCGCCAGGTGCTCAGGCGTGGATCAACGCAACGGCGAAAGAGACGACGATGGCGCAGGCGATGGCCAGGTTCAGGTTCATGGTGGAGCATCCGGCAGGTGGTTGAGGTGGCTTATCCTGCCGGGAGCGGATGCAAATAAAAAATTCTGTTTTGCGATTTGAATGATCAAGCGAAATGATGATTCAACCGCTCTAGCCTGAAGGTTCAGCGTGTCAGCAGGTCGAACGCCAGCTTGATCAGCGGTATCGCGACACAGACGATGATCAGGCCAATCTGCCAACGCATCACATTGATCTGCGACTGCAACCCGGACATCGACAAACGAAGATCGGCTCCCTGCTGTTGTATCGATAGGCGAAGTTCGCTGCCCTGTTCGCTGATCAGGGTGCGCAGCTCATGGTTCTGTTCCTTGATCATGGTGCGTAGTTCGTGGTTCTGCTCCTTGATCATGGTGCGTAGTTCGTGACCCTGCTCCCTGATCGTGGCACGCAGCTCATGCACCTCTTCACTCATCAGGTTACGCAGATCCTTGCCCTGTTCGGTGATCGATGCCTGCAGGCGGTCCTCGGTTTGTTGCAGGTCGGATTTTGACGCAAGATTCTGCACTTCGGCCTCCCAGGCATCTGCCGCTGCCTTGGCTTTTTCGGGTGGGGCGCTGGCTGCGGTCAGCGCCTCGTATAGGCTCAGGGATAGGTTCATCATTGCTCCTGCGATAGACGATAGCGACTCGGGAGCGATAGTCGATTCAAACTGGCAAGAGCTGATAGTCAGGTCGTTCTTCAGATCTTGTAGGTAATTACCTAGCTTTTTGCATGCAAATAAACGAAGCGTGCGGCTCCACAGAAACATCTTTCATTGACCTGGGCGTCCCCGAGTCGTCTGCAAGGCAGCATAATGCCGCGACCTTTCTCCCTCTGGCGCCTCGTACCGATGTTCGAAATCAAACCGTTCAACCCCGAAACCTATCGACAGCAGACCCGCCGTAGCACCCTGATCATTGCGGCGGTCTTTGTTGCGCTGGCCATGCTGCTGTCCGGGCTGGCGGTGATGCTGTTCGGCACGCCGGGTGGCGACAACTTCCGTTTCAATGCGGGTGGGGTCCTGGCTGCCGTGCTGGTGATGACGCTGCTGATGCGCCAGGTCTTCTGGTCACAGCCCTGGATGGCGGCGGCTGTCTACGGTTGGCAGCTCAAGCGCAGCCTGATGCGCGTCACCAACCTCATGCACCGGGTGAAGGCCGGGGTCCTGGCTGGTGATCCATCGGCGATGAAGCTGCTGCGTTTCTATCACCTGGGGTTGAACCAGATGCATCAGTTGGACGGCAATACCAGCAGCCTCGACCAGATGGCGGCGGAGGTCGAGCAGCACAAGGCCGCGATGCAGGCACTGGGACTCGATCCCGACTGTACCCGGCTTGACCCGCAATGGCTGGAGCAGGTCAAGGACATGCCTGCGCGGTGAGGCAGAACATGTGACGCAGGTACCTCGCAACGCCTTCTATAAGATAGAGTCGGCGACTACGTCGATGTACCTCATTCGAGAACCGAGTCCTACATGCAGCCACATCCGCAACGCCCTTTGTGGCAGGTCTATCTGTTTTTCCTGGCGCCGATGGTGCTGTCCAACTTCCTGCAATCGTTCTCCGGCACCCTGAACAGCATCTACATCGGTCAGATGCTGGGTACCGAGGCGTTGGCCGCGGTGTCCGGGATGTTCCCGGTGGTGTTTTTTTTCATCGCCCTGATCATCGGCCTGGGGGCGGGCGCGTCGGTGCTGATCGGCCAAGCCTGGGGCGCACGCGAGCCGCATACGGTCAAGGCTGTCGTGGGCGCGACATTGACCCTGGGGGTGCTGATCGGGCTGGTGGCGGCCGTGCTCGGGAGCATTTTTGCCCGGCCAGCGCTGCAAGGGCTGGGGACGCCCGTCGATGTCCTCGACGATGCGGTGGGCTACGCGCGGGTGATGATGCTGATCATGCCGCTGTTGCTGGTCTTCATCCTCTTCACTCAACTGCTGCGTGGCATCAGTGACACACTGTCGCCGTTGCTGGCGCTGCTGGTGTCCACCGGGATTGGCCTGGTGCTGACCCCGGCGCTGATCCGTGGCTGGCTGGGGCTGCCGCAAATGGGCATTCAGAGTGCCGCACTGGCCGGCCTGGCGAGTACCGCCTGCTCCATGCTGTTCCTGGGCTTGCGCCTGCGCTACAAGCGCAGCGTCATGGCGCCGGATCGCCAGATGCTGGCGGCGATGCGACTGGACCGGAAGATCCTCGGCAAGGTCCTGCGTATCGGCCTGCCGACGGGCCTGCAGATGATCGTGCTGTCGTTGTCCGAGCTGGTGATCCTGGCGTTGGTCAACCAGCATGGCTCGCAGGCGACCGCGGCTTATGGGGCGGTCACGCAGATCGTCAACTATGTACAGTTCCCGGCGTTGTCGATTGCCATCACTGCCTCGATCCTGGGGGCGCAGGCTATTGGCGCCGGACGCCTGGAGCGCATCGGGCCGATCCTGCGTACGGGCATGCTGATCAATACCTGCCTGACCGGTGGGCTGGTCGTTCTCGGCTATGGCTTGTCCCATTGGTTGCTGGGGCTGTTCATCACCGATTCTGCTACCCGGGCAACCGCCGAGCATCTGTTGCACATCATGCTCTGGAGCTTGCTGATCTTCGGTTTCCAGGCCCTGATCGGCGGGATCATGCGCGCCAGCGGCACGGTGATGGTGCCGGTGTTGATCATCATTTTCTGCATCGTTGGCATAGAGCTGCCGGTGGCCTACCTGCTCGATGCCCGGTTGGGACTCGAAGGGGTGTGGATGGCATTTCCGGCCGCCTACATCGGCATGCTGTTGCTGCAGATCGCCTATTACCAGTTGGTCTGGCGACACAAGCGGATCGAGCGCCTGGTTTGATCGCCAGGCGTTCAGGCGCTATCGCCGCCCCGCTGGAAAACCATGCTGGCGGGCTGCCCAGGTGATCAGCAGCGCCGGCAGCAGCCAGGCCAGCAGGGACCAGGGAATGGAGGCCGCGCCGAACCTGTCCAGAAGTAGCGCACCGATCATTCCACTGCTGGCGAACGCCAGGTTGAAGGCGGTCACCAGCATCGATTGTGCGGTATC of the Pseudomonas vanderleydeniana genome contains:
- a CDS encoding apolipoprotein A1/A4/E family protein encodes the protein MFLWSRTLRLFACKKLGNYLQDLKNDLTISSCQFESTIAPESLSSIAGAMMNLSLSLYEALTAASAPPEKAKAAADAWEAEVQNLASKSDLQQTEDRLQASITEQGKDLRNLMSEEVHELRATIREQGHELRTMIKEQNHELRTMIKEQNHELRTLISEQGSELRLSIQQQGADLRLSMSGLQSQINVMRWQIGLIIVCVAIPLIKLAFDLLTR
- a CDS encoding DUF3087 domain-containing protein, whose amino-acid sequence is MFEIKPFNPETYRQQTRRSTLIIAAVFVALAMLLSGLAVMLFGTPGGDNFRFNAGGVLAAVLVMTLLMRQVFWSQPWMAAAVYGWQLKRSLMRVTNLMHRVKAGVLAGDPSAMKLLRFYHLGLNQMHQLDGNTSSLDQMAAEVEQHKAAMQALGLDPDCTRLDPQWLEQVKDMPAR
- a CDS encoding MATE family efflux transporter, which codes for MQPHPQRPLWQVYLFFLAPMVLSNFLQSFSGTLNSIYIGQMLGTEALAAVSGMFPVVFFFIALIIGLGAGASVLIGQAWGAREPHTVKAVVGATLTLGVLIGLVAAVLGSIFARPALQGLGTPVDVLDDAVGYARVMMLIMPLLLVFILFTQLLRGISDTLSPLLALLVSTGIGLVLTPALIRGWLGLPQMGIQSAALAGLASTACSMLFLGLRLRYKRSVMAPDRQMLAAMRLDRKILGKVLRIGLPTGLQMIVLSLSELVILALVNQHGSQATAAYGAVTQIVNYVQFPALSIAITASILGAQAIGAGRLERIGPILRTGMLINTCLTGGLVVLGYGLSHWLLGLFITDSATRATAEHLLHIMLWSLLIFGFQALIGGIMRASGTVMVPVLIIIFCIVGIELPVAYLLDARLGLEGVWMAFPAAYIGMLLLQIAYYQLVWRHKRIERLV